The Toxoplasma gondii ME49 chromosome XII, whole genome shotgun sequence genome includes a region encoding these proteins:
- a CDS encoding hypothetical protein (encoded by transcript TGME49_278180~Signal peptide predicted by SignalP 2.0 HMM (probability 0.920) with cleavage site probability 0.641 at residue 33): protein MFVSSDGKMGAHQFRKLLLLSLVGQAMILGCTAAGSDASGEVSPDTSKAEEVVIEVTPTKETTEQQDTVPSASSNKADSSDDKPRPDLQKVPTTIARPEQPCASSVTSRNRQDADDSEANSKGENNGALIKKEQQHSRSSDPSFLATNGKSPMYAPPPLPSSFEVMQSVLESLLQPFPFPFLYFIVPLDVEKKTSSARHRKSDHHANEETLSEDEKAAGQPQKQALEHDENEASLPVAQESAHASQQSHATTSPSSEGPNRGKDEKRSSRISSKRGSGSSSPSRYSSFPYYRSDIYDPVREYLMDSMASPYYNRNGFLPLPYYPYLPLAPTPYEVADAITSRYFGGENRRSSDRDLQDKRDYEYLPSIHTGDHNGLHQRPSRHEYEHRQYGSRYNHGMDRFFY, encoded by the coding sequence ATGTTCGTTTCTTCCGATGGAAAAATGGGCGCTCACCAGTTCAGGAAACTGCTTTTACTTTCACTTGTGGGACAAGCGATGATTCTTGGGTGCACGGCGGCAGGGAGTGATGCTTCCGGCGAGGTATCTCCAGACACCTCTAAGGCAGAGGAGGTGGTGATAGAGGTCACACCCACGAAGGAAACTACTGAACAACAAGACACCGTTCCTTCCGCTTCTAGTAACAAAGCAGATTCATCGGACGACAAGCCCCGACCGGATTTACAGAAGGTTCCGACGACGATTGCCAGGCCGGAGCAACCGTGTGCCTCTTCAGTGACTTCAAGAAATCGCCAAGATGCTGACGACAGTGAAGCAAACTCGAAGGGAGAGAATAACGGTGCTTTAATTAAGAAGGAGCAGCAACACAGTAGAAGCTCTGACCCAAGTTTCTTGGCCACTAACGGCAAGTCGCCGATGTATGCACCTCCCCCCCTTCCATCGTCATTCGAAGTCATGCAGTCGGTTCTAGAAAGTCTCTTGCAACCGTTCCCGTTCCCATTCTTATACTTCATCGTCCCACTGGATgtagagaagaaaacatctAGCGCACGACACCGGAAATCGGATCACCATGCTAATGAAGAAACGCTCTCCGAAGATGAAAAAGCGGCGGGACAGCCACAGAAACAAGCGCTAGAACATGATGAGAACGAGGCTAGCCTCCCAGTAGCCCAAGAGTCCGCCCATGCTTCACAGCAGTCACATGCAACAACGTCCCCCTCTTCCGAGGGACCcaacagaggaaaagacgaaaaacgcagtTCGCGCATCTCCAGCAAGCGTGGTTCtggctcttcgtctccgtcgagGTACTCATCGTTTCCGTATTATCGAAGTGACATCTATGATCCCGTAAGAGAGTACCTAATGGACTCCATGGCCTCTCCGTACTACAATAGAAACGGTTTCTTGCCCCTTCCATACTACCCTTACTTACCACTTGCTCCGACACCCTATGAAGTTGCGGATGCCATCACATCTAGGTATTTTGGTGGAGAAAACAGGCGTTCCAGCGACCGAGACCTCCAGGACAAACGTGATTATGAATATTTGCCCTCCATCCACACTGGGGATCACAACGGACTTCACCAACGACCGTCCAGGCATGAGTACGAACACCGTCAATATGGCAGTCGATACAACCACGGAATGGATCGATTCTTTTATTGA
- a CDS encoding hypothetical protein (encoded by transcript TGME49_278170), producing MHTRSRRLQTLLLNSAMPHGSSQPCFCSRPGASSKTGYPRQGYSSRPSVPFLRGSFARFCFFFLVLQNVAYFLSCIKLGFSEHAAVGLGPQWAPSTIGKISRAGCLLGRSGPRGRYERKYPASFLLLALPKDLTSLESRAILLNSSFNFPRHRRIRQSARTQVWIKDGFGVGGRRERKQEDRVLRSTAPVAIVLAWRPVVRFLQGSLQTWFRAMASAPSQLAPSLNKAPTTPLHEMLKSFSKGTAVEVVTECAGSAAAFWCTCASSVLLQKSLGVSCASKTCKLFGITTVFVASNAAAVAAATVRCAFQLCGVTTPRDNLSFANIGRAAVDKLGLDALANRKNEVSAAVLPSSIKSGTGGLKDWSDSLMKVGLKEGILGSAIFWLLGGRFFRLSPSCLLAPGAFHQSRLSLRAGIDYASVEERRFIKKLGETFGCHTCGKRRNVEEWIADHQPPKRVVVMFSQTWIGHFYGMLSRAVGGTRYLPQRFYPQCRGCSMKQATVVRKPKPSRKDLVVNYWSVRPYHFTGGVLHLLRFLAGW from the coding sequence ATGCACACGCGAAGTCGCCGTCTGCAAACACTTCTGTTAAACTCCGCAATGCCTCACGGTAGTTCACAACCTTGTTTTTGCAGCAGACCAGGGGCCTCGTCGAAAACTGGATATCCCCGACAAGGGTACTCGTCCCGTCCAtctgttccttttctccgggGCAGTTTTGCGAGgttttgcttttttttcctAGTTCTCCAGAATGTCGCATATTTTCTTTCCTGTATCAAACTCGGGTTTTCAGAGCATGCGGCTGTAGGCCTCGGACCTCAGTGGGCTCCGTCGACAATCGGGAAGATTTCACGGGCAGGCTGCCTATTAGGCAGAAGCGGACCGCGAGGAAGATACGAAAGAAAATACCCTGCCTCATTCTTGCTTCTGGCTTTGCCAAAGGATCTGACAAGCTTAGAATCGAGGGCGATCCTACTGAATTCGAGTTTTAACTTCCCGCGTCATCGTAGAATACGACAGAGCGCAAGGACTCAGGTGTGGATTAAGGACGGCTTTGGCGTCGGGGgtcggcgagagaggaaacaggaagatCGCGTTCTCCGTAGCACCGCCCCTGTCGCGATTGTATTGGCATGGAGGCCCGTCGTGAGATTTCTTCAAGGGTCTTTACAAACCTGGTTCCGCGCAATGGCTTCCGCACCTTCTCAGCTGGCCCCTAGTCTCAACAAAGCACCAACGACACCGCTACACGAAATGCTAAAGTCCTTTTCCAAGGGAACGGCAGTGGAGGTTGTGACAGAATGCGCAGGGAGCGCTGCCGCGTTCTGGTGCACGTGTGCATCTTCTGTCTTGCTTCAAAAGAGCTTGGGTGTTTCTTGTGCATCGAAAACGTGTAAACTGTTCGGTATCACAACGGTCTTCGTGGCCAGCAACGCTGCTGCCGTGGCAGCAGCCACGGTTCGATGTGCGTTCCAACTCTGCGGAGTAACGACGCCACGGGATAATTTGAGCTTCGCAAACATCGGGAGGGCTGCGGTTGACAAGTTGGGATTAGATGCGCTTGCCAACAGAAAGAATGAGGTTTCCGCAGCCGTGTTACCCTCGTCCATAAAAAGTGGTACTGGGGGGCTGAAGGACTGGTCAGATTCTCTGATGAAAGTTGGACTGAAGGAAGGTATTCTGGGGAGCGCCATCTTCTGGTTGCTTGGTGGGAGGTTTTTCCGACTCTCTCCGAGTTGCTTGCTGGCGCCGGGAGCCTTCCATCAgagccgcctctctctccgtgcAGGCATCGACTACGCGTCGGTGGAGGAGAGGCGCTTTATAAAGAAACTTGGAGAAACTTTCGGATGCCACACTTGTGGCAAGCGCCGAAACGTCGAAGAGTGGATTGCCGATCATCAGCCGCCGAAGCGAGTCGTCGTAATGTTTAGCCAGACGTGGATCGGCCACTTCTATGGCATGTTGAGCCGCGCAGTGGGAGGAACTCGGTACTTGCCTCAGCGATTTTATCCTCAGTGTCGGGGCTGCAGTATGAAGCAAGCTACCGTCGTGAGAAAACCGAAACCATCGCGCAAAGACCTTGTTGTCAACTACTGGAGTGTTCGGCCATACCACTTCACTGGGGGTGTCCTTCACCTCTTGCGTTTTCTTGCCGGGTGGTGA
- a CDS encoding vesicle transport v-snare protein (encoded by transcript TGME49_278160~Predicted trans-membrane domain (TMHMM2.0):199-218) encodes MDHRLLDYEQEFLNSYALLKSGCATLRTEDRSAERRRGIARCGKYLQQAESALHQFELETRMPPTDGFADVDEFSLKSKAANYRQELKEAAQEFRDIRVQIERLMLLVDDGVTATGASSQQRMRLLTAAESTQKGVQMLDSSRVLALETEVLGANIMTELRGQRETLERTSSNVGSVRDGLREATATIQRIVRATLQRKVLIYGLVFLLLLTLTFVSIRKVLPPQFFKSRDSDTSEKSSLRVRDKEVADTSAGLTLPASSISP; translated from the exons ATGGATCACAGGCTTCTGGACTACGAGCAAGAGTTCCTCAACTCATACGCGCTCCTCAAGTCCGGCTGTGCAACGCTTCGAACCGAGGACAGAA GCGCGGAAAGACGCCGGGGAATCGCTAGATGCGGCAAATATCTCCAGCAGGCTGAGTCTGCC CTTCACCAGTTTGAGCTCGAAACTCGCATGCCGCCGACGGATGGGTTTGCTGATGTGGACGAGTTTTCACTCAAATCAAAA GCAGCCAATTACCGGCAGGAACTGAAAGAAGCGGCGCAAGAGTTTCGCGACATTCGCGTCCAGATAGAACGGCTAATGCTGCTTGTCGACGACG GCGTTACCGCGACTGGAGCCTCATCCCAGCAGCGTATGCGCTTGCTCACAGCCGCAGAGAGCACGCAAAAGGGCGTACAGATGCTAGAC AGCTCAAGAGTGCTGGCGCTCGAGACAGAAGTCCTCGGAGCCAATATTATGACTGAACTTCGCGGtcaaagagagacgctggaACGCACGAGCTCGAAT GTGGGGAGCGTTCGTGACGGCCTTCGAGAGGCAACGGCGACGATACAGCGAATT GTTAGAGCGACTCTTCAACGCAAGGTTTTGATTTATGgacttgtttttctcctgctgTTGACGCTAACCTTCGTCTCTATTCGGAAAGTCCTACCACCCCAATTTTTCAAGAGCAGGGATAGCGATACTTCTGAGAAATCAAGCTTGCGTGTGCGAGACAAGGAAGTCGCTGACACAAGTGCTGGCCTTACCCTGCCTGCCTCTAGTATAAGCCCCTAG
- a CDS encoding hypothetical protein (encoded by transcript TGME49_278145~Signal peptide predicted by SignalP 2.0 HMM (probability 0.964) with cleavage site probability 0.916 at residue 27~Predicted trans-membrane domain (TMHMM2.0):177-195:239-262), whose protein sequence is MCYLAFKMRKHACFVLGSLSLAAGGFGEPIFDFQPGELAAYLAQKAGLKLSTLVTMKKLNVEPREVYILPRPPKIEDCLSAMQGRPLTRMPKPYDSGTESSSIEGYRQAQLRVAQAKAELGIGELSHAHAVHPASELKGVEIRSFEEVPAQYQSFIYVLPQFVVHIALIPGAIFGLKYAKTAQYIRQYLPAFSGYFYLSVGFILFINVFPVSSLLGVLLAFSMGLAGSLFALRSIQSLKWLERLGRATTLLRGMEKEPFGWLVACRAFCVLCANLLYCFVSGFIPGHLGIAGMLTGNLVIAGLLYLLWLSAVSMGIFFLITSEEADARKTQNLVVAFCCSYCAVAGLSFFTNVAAIYGNTGSFVALDPGKNNQTPVHRTTDCMMSTRLVPFFSVSNLFSFNVPTLVLLSLLFIMWAAGFKMISEMDKVQAGDSLSAFSLSSFSGTSQH, encoded by the exons ATGTGCTATCTTGCTTTCAAGATGCGGAAACACGCCTGCTTTGTTCTGGGTTCTTTATCTCTGGCGGCGGGTGGTTTCGGCGAACCAATATTTGACTTTCAGCCAGGGGAATTGGCGGCTTACCTGGCTCAGAAGGCAGGCTTGAAGCTATCAACGCTAGTAACAATGAAAAAATTGAACGT GGAACCACGTGAAGTCTACATCCTACCTCGACCGCCGAAAATTGAGGACTGCCTCAGTGCCATGCAGGGGCGGCCTTTGACACGCATG CCGAAACCGTACGATTCGGGCACTGAAAGCTCCTCAATCGAAGGTTATAGACAAGCGCAACTACGGGTG GCTCAGGCAAAGGCTGAATTAGGTATTGGAGAATTGTCA CATGCGCATGCTGTGCATCCAGCAAGCGAACTCAAGGGAGTTGAGATACGGTCGTTTGAAGAGGTTCCCGCACAATACCAGTCCTTCATTTACGTTCTTCCACAGTTTGTGGTGCACATAGCCCTG ATACCAGGAGCGATATTTGGGTTGAAATATGC GAAGACAGCACAGTACATTCGGCAGTATCTTCCTGCTTTTAGCGGTTACTTCTACTTGTCTGTCGGTTTCATTCTCTTCATCAATG TTTTCCCTGTATCGTCTCTGCTGGGTGTCCTTCTGGCTTTCTCTATGGGCCTTGCAGGCTCACTTTTCGCTCTGAGATCGATCCAGTCCCTGAAATGGCTGGAACGCCTTGGAAGAGCGACCACGTTGTTACGAGGGATGGAAAAG GAACCATTCGGCTGGCTAGTCGCCTGCCGAGCATTCTGCGTCCTATGTGCGAATCTGCTCTACTGCTTCGTATCCGG GTTCATCCCGGGACACCTTGGCATTGCGGGAATGCTAACCGGAAACCTTGTTATCGCAGGGCTCCTCTACCTTCTTTGGCTTAGCGCAGTTTCTATGGGGATTTTCTTTCTAATAACGTCTGAAGAAGCCGATGCAAGGAAAACTCAGAATCTCGTAGTTGCGTTCTGCTGTTCATATTGCGCAGTAGCGGGATTGTCCTTCTTCACTAAC GTTGCTGCAATCTACGGAAACACGGGGAGTTTTGTCGCTCTCGATCCTGGTAAAAATAATCAAACTCCCGTCCACCGGACGACCGACTGCATGATGTCCACGCGTCTagtccctttcttctctgtttcgaaTCTATTCTCTTTCAACGTTCCAACgctagttcttctctctcttttgttcATTATGTGGGCAGCTGGCTTCAAAATGATCA GCGAAATGGATAAGGTACAAGCCGGGGACAgtctctccgctttctcaCTTTCATCGTTCTCCGGAACCTCCCAGCACTAA
- a CDS encoding hypothetical protein (encoded by transcript TGME49_278130) translates to MDESINVSGPTGTSNHMSSEDLPNENEPPATSQPGTSSLAQLQTLTSALTPDNSSSSPSRRMSTPLPETLQSSDVDPISDSAHDTGRSEISKSSSECSSRSSNKVGEMLLNDIENVATDEKCAEADATLGSSQLEDQRSPRDGDALAATENTVQPQSGCAPLSSNNGSSSPTQRKYTGLAEEFQPSDDDPIQESAHARDRTEPSRVSSEGSSGSSDKGGEMLLNDVDNAAPEGKCSETDDVMHSTSALCPCLLQDRNISSPSNSSLMCIGNENTLVDGNATEAVVQQPTSQGFGLLPDGAGMTSELQSLDKGAQIDEIGNQEASVVNEGHADEPESGKSPSVESGQPNADAEPAMGDLESNPSLESSSSPLKIENGGSATKVPVPVSAGDQDGYEYLSMKEKLQMFEEISKQRSSELLKSFSSVSSRRGDFASRSSIRTDVSPRICDPPSETAVRERDEQIAKLSGLLKHRMDTLGAVGSELEKKEKTLEMIREENAYLTREFMGRVAATGQEQPLPTLPSLPRSDVATSWLAQEARNEEARHDAALRSSMVSCGPRTLPVSAEAPDSPAPPETLDQPEASSSAESSKQASRQASSISSGNRSFSSRNESPMSIKQSRGDSVERKQLRTRQRAQDDTAVVCPPLQEKLKLFEDLQSKEKMEDRQKPTRIATGGGLAKSTQEQPPLERDTAARPKDSLGGATQHPFLAAKDAEIARLIALVRHKESLIDLAQQGVAQKEEEILAELAEKFSLSRDYMHYLAEHHEKAPEILRTGKSFCPRSSAGNREMTADGETETGTRLVNRSRGKTDTGCTERDQPGAHTTSTTNSMAQDERGISDSMLEFRPAKLNAYALHMDQRPTRNQGPRRSEDARKRSPEESREVAPLRRLDNLEEWLSEEFSSQDELCTKGAGKERLELEGCEDIFAGGVCRIEETRKDNYSKYPVENDKSKFSCNILRERKVGDDSVESETLSSPWIASASAETYDGDELRAEEEIALEALRQYTRRVAPIRENAVMVPDANGDFTTYEGGAGFAEGRLADSRTEGYSKLMAGVDQDEELFTDALTSPSGHVETGQLQRACNARECFEAKSNATKMELIQCSGASLRGSPRTLEETEEGMASNGRRRQQAIESVPRQFAQGRTRSVRRCDEEPSDRVWPSLPSFSHAWRQGIDTLDSDEDDSYGDKTGPYFHGICTSVKLSPKGNIPYGGSDRTTTRHTAQAIRQCRDTSDGQIKSNGKKLRAELFFKTLMDQTRARLERHLAEEEFSGLRDSSGLRRAMKAYEDVKQMAMEVRDMRKENQLLRQAVFNSRRKMETIVGGLEEMSQDERTLRTALSWFITNDLQLGVPSHEQHLSSAALDSNDFQTQAASSKQALSDSPPQLMGTENDRPVSHDLSPAEALDDKRVEDVSSEIPLKSPNDVSKSNEGFSNSVIKRPNPEAIQPIQDTEQTARSLKRATRLVKIQEKRIAALEEQLFELTKRCMYLEELDDAMWGLIEERMENDTRITERIKETYERSCAQLRARLADAGAAEVIDK, encoded by the exons ATGGACGAATCAATCAATGTGTCAGGGCCGACGGGAACCAGCAACCATATGAGCTCCGAAGATCTACCCAATGAAAATGAGCCTCCGGCTACCTCTCAACCAGGTACCAGCAGTCTGGCACAACTGCAAACATTGACCTCCGCGTTAACTCCGGACAACAGTTCGTCTTCCCCAAGTCGAAGAATGTCTACACCGCTACCAGAGACGTTACAGTCGTCTGATGTTGACCCGATCTCGGATTCGGCCCATGACACAGGCAGAAGTGAAATCAGCAAAAGTAGTTCTGAGTGTTCTAGTCGCTCTTCGAACAAGGTGGGTGAAATGCTGTTGAACGACATCGAAAATGTTGCGACTGACGAAAAATGTGCAGAGGCGGACGCTACATTGGGTTCGAGTCAACTAGAGGACCAGCGTTCCCCCCGGGATGGAGATGCGTTGGCTGCAACCGAAAACACAGTGCAGCCTCAGTCTGGCTGCGCTCCTCTATCCTCGAACAATGGGTCGTCTTCACCGACCCAGAGGAAGTATACTGGACTGGCAGAGGAGTTCCAGCCATCCGATGATGATCCGATCCAGGAATCGGCCCATGCAAGAGATAGGACTGAACCCAGCAGAGTTAGTTCTGAGGGTTCTAGTGGATCTTCCGACAAGGGGGGTGAAATGCTGTTAAACGACGTCGATAATGCTGCGCCCGAGGGAAAATGTTCAGAGACGGATGATGTTATGCACTCCACCTCAGCGCTGTGCCCATGCCTCCTCCAGGATAGGAATATATCAAGCCCCTCGAATTCCAGTCTAATGTGTATTGGCAACGAGAATACTCTTGTTGATGGAAACGCAACCGAAGCAGTTGTACAACAGCCCACGTCTCAGGGTTTTGGACTTCTTCCTGATGGCGCGGGGATGACGAGCGAATTGCAGTCGCTTGATAAGGGAGCACAAATAGACGAAATAGGGAACCAAGAAGCATCAGTCGTAAACGAAGGTCATGCAGATGAACCGGAGTCTGGCAAGAGCCCTTCTGTTGAGTCTGGGCAGCCGAATGCTGACGCGGAGCCAGCGATGGGAGATCTGGAATCAAATCCATCGCTAGaaagctcttcttcgcctctcaaGATAGAGAATGGTGGATCAGCTACCAAGGTTCCCGTGCCAGTGTCAGCTGGTGACCAGGATGGCTATGAATACTTGTCAAtgaaagagaagctgcagatgTTCGAGGAGATATCCAA ACAGCGCAGTTCGGAGCTGCTCAAATCGTTTTCGTCGGTTAGTTCTCGGCGAGGTGACTTCGCTTCTCGAAGTTCTATCCGCACAGACGTCAGCCCCCGGATATGCGATCCACCGTCCGAGACGGCGGTTCGGGAAAGAGATGAACAG ATTGCAAAACTCAGTGGCCTGTTAAAACATCGTATGGACACGCTAGGTGCTGTCGGTAGCGAGctcgaaaagaaggagaagactcTGGAGATGatccgagaggaaaacgcataCCTCACTCGAGAGTTTATGGGTAGAGTAGCAGCAACCGGTCAAGAGCAGCCGCTTCCAACGCTGCCAAGTCTTCCGAGGTCTGACGTTGCGACTTCTTGGCTCGCTCAAGAAGCTCGAAATGAGGAGGCACGCCATGACGCAGCCTTAAGGTCCTCAATGGTTTCCTGTGGTCCCCGTACGCTGCCCGTGTCCGCTGAGGCACCAGATAGTCCCGCACCTCCGGAGACCCTTGACCAGCCTGAAGCGTCATCCTCCGCGGAGTCTTCTAAGCAGGCTTCCCGTCAGGCCAGCAGCATCTCCAGCGGAAATCGGTCTTTCTCCAGTCGTAACGAGAGTCCCATGTCAATCAAACAGTCACGTGGAGATTCGGTGGAGCGAAAAC AGCTTCGAACACGCCAGAGAGCGCAGGATGACACTGCGGTGGTCTGTCCTCCACTACAAGAAAAGCTGAAGTTGTTCGAAGACCTTCAGAGCAA GGAAAAGATGGAGGACCGACAGAAGCCCACAAGAATAGCTACCGGCGGCGGGCTGGCCAAATCGACTCAGGAACAGCCTCCCCTTGAGAGGGACACAGCTGCACGACCGAAGGACAGCTTGGGGGGTGCTACCCAACATCCGTTTCTAGCGGCGAAAGACGCTGAA ATCGCAAGGTTGATTGCTCTGGTGAGACATAAAGAGAGTCTTATCGACTTGGCGCAGCAGGGAGTTGCtcaaaaggaagaggagatcCTGGCGGAGTTGGCAGAgaagttctctctctcaagAGATTACATGCACTACTTGGCGGAACATCATGAAAAGGCACCGGAAATCTTGCGTACAGGGAAATCATTCTGTCCGCGTTCCTCCGCAGGGAACAGAGAAATGACTGCCGATGGAGAAACG gAGACAGGGACGCGCTTAGTGAACAGATCTAGAGGTAAAACCGATACGGGATGCACTGAAAGAGATCAGCCGGGGGCACATACGACTTCGACAACGAATTCTATGGCACAAGACGAGCGTGGTATATCTGACAGTATGCTGGAGTTTCGACCTGCCAAATTGAATGCTTATGCATTGCACATGGACCAAAGGCCAACGCGGAACCAGGGAccacgaagaagcgaagacgctCGAAAGCGATCCCCTgaagagagtcgagaagTCGCACCGCTGAGGAGATTGGACAATCTCGAAGAATGGTTGTCCGAGGAATTCAGCTCACAAGACGAGTTGTGCACAAAGGGAGCTGGCAAAGAGCGGCTTGAGCTGGAAGGCTGCGAAGACATTTTCGCTGGAGGCGTGTGCCGAAttgaagaaacaagaaaggaTAACTATAGTAAATACCCTGTGGAGAACGACAAATCTAAATTCAGTTGCAACATCCTTCGTGAGCGGAAAGTGGGTGATGACTCGGTCGAGAGCGAGACCCTTTCGTCTCCATGGATTGCAAGCGCAAGCGCTGAAACTTACGATGGGGATGAGCTccgcgcagaagaagagatagCCCTTGAAGCTCTCAGACAGTACACGCGGCGGGTGGCCCCAATTCGGGAGAATGCAGTCATGGTGCCTGACGCCAACGGTGACTTCACGACTTATGAGGGAGGTGCGGGTTTTGCCGAAGGACGGTTGGCCGATAGCCGTACCGAGGGTTATTCGAAGCTTATGGCGGGGGTAGACCAGGATGAAGAGTTATTCACGGATGCTTTAACGAGCCCTTCGGGGCACGTGGAAACTGGACAGCTTCAGCGAGCTTGCAATGCCAGAGAATGTTTCGAGGCAAAGAGTAACGCCACGAAAATGGAGCTTATCCAGTGTAGTGGCGCGAGTCTTCGAGGCAGCCCGCGAAcgctggaggagacagaagagggaaTGGCATCAAATGGGCGGAGACGCCAACAGGCAATCGAAAGCGTCCCGCGGCAGTTCGCACAAG GAAGAACGCGGTCGGTGCGCCGTTGTGACGAGGAACCGTCGGACCGAGTTTGGCCGAGTCTTCCATCTTTTTCGCATGCTTGGAGACAGGGCATTGACACgctcgacagcgacgaagatgACAGTTACGGCGATAAGACTGGACCCTATTTCCATGGAATCTGTACTAGCGTGAAACTCTCTCCTAAGGGAAACATTCCGTACGGCGGCAGTGATCGAACAACAACACGCCACACAGCACAGGCGATAAGACAGTGTCGGGACACGTCCGATGGCCAGATTAAATCCAACGGGAAGAAGCTAAGGGCAGAGTTGTTTTTCAAGACACTGATGGACCAAACACGAGCTCGATTAGAGAGACACCtggcagaagaagagtttTCTGGGTTGCGTGACTCTTCTGGACTACGAAGAGCCATGAAAGCGTACGAAGATGTGAAACAG ATGGCGATGGAAGTGCGAGATATGAGAAAGGAAAATCAACTTTTGAGACA GGCGGTGTTCAACAGCAGACGCAAGATGGAGACGATTGTCGGCGGACTTGAAGAAATGAGCCAAGACGAAA GGACGCTGCGAACGGCATTATCGTGGTTCATAACAAACGACCTTCAGTTAGGAGTGCCCTCTCATGAACAGCATCTTTCTAGTGCTGCTTTGGACTCTAACGATTTTCAAACACAGGCAGCTTCTTCTAAGCAAGCGTTATCGGATTCGCCTCCACAG CTCATGGGGACCGAGAACGACAGGCCCGTGTCTCATGATTTGTCACCAGCGGAAGCTCTTGATGACAAACGTGTAGAGGATGTTTCCTCAGAAATCCCTCTCAAGTCTCCAAATGATGTGTCTAAAAGCAATGAAGGATTTTCAAATTCTGTAATAAAACGTCCAAATCCAGAGGCGATCCAGCCGATCCAAGACACAGAGCAGACGGCTAGATCCCTCAAACGAGCGACGCGCCTTGTCAAGATACAGGAGAAACGCATCGCAGCCCTTGAAGAGCAGCTTTTTGAGCTCACCAAAAGATGCATGTACCTGGAAGAGTTGGATGATGCG ATGTGGGGACTAATTGAAGAACGAATGGAAAATGATACCAGGATAACAGAGAGGATCAAG GAAACATATGAGCGATCCTGTGCACAACTGAGAGCACGCTTAGCGGACGCAGGAGCCGCGGAAGTGATCGACAAATAA